AAAGTAAATaaaaggaaaaattacaaataagcACCATATAAttgcgtatttttacaaataatcaCCATGTATttctatttttacaaataaccccccgACTTTCATGTATACTCTcaatcaccaccgtatatttGACCCGAAACttgtttttcatattttccgGCTCTTTAGTAAATATTTTATCTAAAATACCCATATTACCCTCATCGACTAAAACAATAAAACACTAAACACATCTCCATCTCTTTTTGCCCCCAAATCACACCCCAATCAATAAATCCCCAAATTGTACAGCTCTTTAATCTCCCTCTCATCAAACACATCTGAAGCGACTATGTCATCAAACTCCGATTGCATGTTTTTATGTTTTACTGCCACATTATTTCCAAACTTCCAACAATCTCCTGCCACCATATTTGATGAATTTGACATTGGACAAGGTTTTAAGTTATTGGATATCCCGCCAAGTAGTTCTGATTGGTATATATCATATTTGAACTGGCTGAAAAAACAATATATTTTAAGAAGGGAAGGATGGTGAATGTGTTATATCTCTTACTATTCAATACAATACATATCATTGGCTTCGTATGAAACACGCCTAAGGATGCCAAAAACGCCTTTATCCATATCAGTTCACTTGTTGCTGCACCCATGGCTCTATACTCGGCCTCTGCTGTCGATTTTGCTACCGTCACCTACTTCTTAGCTTTCCACGAAATTGGTGACCCTCCTATTGAGACAAAATATCCACTTAATGACCTGCTAGTTAACGGACAACTCGCATAATCGGAATCACAATATCCCCTAAGTTGTAGGTCCGAACTTTTCTTGAACGATATGCCCTTGCTTGGGTTACTTTTTACATAACGAACTACTCGTAATGCAGCCTCCCAATGTTCCTTTCTTGGTTCATTAACAAATTGCAATAATACATGAACCGCATAGACAAGGTCCGTTCTCGTAATCGTCAAATACACTAACCTTCCAACAAGACGCTGATTTATGTCTTTCAAGACATACCCGTTCGCTAACCCCAAATTGTGCCGTGGTTGGATAGGTGTGTAAGCGGTCTTTGCTCCTTTCATTCCCGCTTCCTCGATGATATTCATAGCATATTTCTGTTGATTTAGAAATAACCCATTTGATCCATGTGCTACTTCAATTCCTAAGAAATATCTCAATCGTCCCAAGTCTTTTATTCCAAAGCTTTTATTTAGGAAGTATTTGAAATGTTTACATGCCTCTTTATCGTTGCTAGCAACgatcatatcatcaacataaaccaAAACGGCAATGAAAATTCCATCTCGATTCAGCATGAACAATGAGTACTCCGCCATTGATTGTACAAACCTGTAATTTTGCCAACCAATTCCAAGAAGCTTGTTTTAACCCATAGATCAATTTTAACAGCTTGCAAACTTTGCTTTCCCCTTTTCTTTCGAATCCTTGTGGAATCCTCATGTATACCTCCTCGTTGAGATCTTCGTGTAGGAAGGCATTATTTACATCTAATTGTTCAATGAACCACCCTTTTATCACCGCAACTGCAAGCATGCACCGTACACTCGTCATTTTCGCCACCGGTGCATAAGTCTCATAAAAGTCTACTCCTTCTACTTGAGTAAATCCTTGTGCCACGAGTCTTGCTTTGTATCGCTCCACTTTTCCGTCTGCTAGATATTTAATCTTGTATACCCATTTACATCCAATGGGTTTCTTTCCTTTAGGCAATGTGACTATTTTCCAAGTCCCATTCGTTTCCAAAGCTTCAATTTCCTTACTCATCGCTTCTCTCCACCGTCTATCTTTGGCTGCCTCTGCATAGTTACTAGGCTCATGTTCCTTATTAATAGTAGCTAGAAAAGCTTGATGAGATTGTGAAAAACAATTAGTAACAACATAATCATCTAAGGGATATCGTGTACCTGACCGTGACCGTGAGGAGCTGCTTTGAACGTGGTGAGCATTCTGTTTTGGGGTGATAATTCTCGTCGATTTATAATAATAGTCTTTCTTCCATGCCGGCTCGAACTTTTCGCGTGCACCACACCCCATTCTTTCCTCATTTGGTTGTATACCCGTATCCCCATTGTTAGGAGCTTCCGTTATTTCGTGCTCAACATTTGATTCATCATTAACCTGTCCGTTTCCACTTTCCTGTTTCGTTTGTGTCACTAATCTCACTGTCTCCTATACCCACTTCAGTTTCATTGCCTGCTTCTACCAAATCGTCACTCCCCCTCTCGACATGGGTAGGTGTAAGTGATATGTCATAATCAATAAAAATGTCTCCCCCACAATTTCGTTCAAAACCAGTAGGAAACCCATGTTGAGGTGTAGCTGTATCATTTGAAACTAAATATGGGTATACATTCTCGTAGAAAATAACGTCACGTGACACAAAAACTCGTCGCTCCTTTAAATCATATACCTTCCAACCCTTTTTACTATGTGGGTACCCAATAAATATGCATCTCTTTCCCCGTTCTCCAAATTTATCTCGTGGTTTGTCTTTATTATGGGCATAACATAGACAACCTAGCACCTTTAAATTGTTTAATTGGGtttttttttatacaaaatttCATAGGGAGTCTTTCCGTCTAACAAAGGAGTGGGTGTTCGATTTATAAAATAAGTTGCGGTCATAATACACTCGCCCCAAAATTGCAAGGGTAACCCTCCTTGAAACCGTAATGCCCTTGCCTTTTCAAGAATGTGACGATGTTTTCTTTCTACCCGGCCATTTTATTGGGGTGTATGAGGTGTATCTACGTTACtagtccggaataaaattccaTTTTTTTCGTAATAACGTTGCATTGGCCTGGATAATAACTCCGTTCCATTGTCACTTTGAATGATTTTGACACATTTTTCAAACTGAGTTTTGaccatttgacaaaaaaatttCATGTAATCCCCAGCCTCACTTTTGTCTTTCATGAGATAAACCCATACTCCCCGACTATGGTCATCTACTATGGTCAAAAAATAGTGTGCACGAGTCAAACTTGCCACCCGATATTGGCCCCAAATGTCACAATGAATAAGACCAAATAAAACATCATATCTTTTATTATTAAGCTTAAAAGGGGTACGGGATTGTTTCGCCCTACAACAAGAATCACAAACCGTATCCAAATTCCAATTCAAACGTTGTCCAACTAAATCagaaaaaataggaaaaatacTTTTCGAAGGGTGTCCCAGCCTTTTGTGCCATAATTGACTTTCCCTTGAAACAGCAACTTGCCTCACCAACTCGGCCTTGTCCGGTTGATAATAATACACCCCTTGTCgatgctcaccccgtccaatctgCATCCTCGTAGTCCGGTCCTGCATTTCACAATAATCAGGATGAAAAGTTATTACACAATTATTTTCACGTATTAATTGTTGGACGGAAATAAGATCGCAAGTGAGTGAGGGCACAAataaaacatccttttaacacaAAGTTTGTGCTTAATTTGACTTCTCCATGAACATTAGCCTCTACTCGTCTCCCATCCGGTAGACTTACTGTCGATGAATCCTCTACCCAGGTTTTCTCAAGGTATTCTCGTCTTCCCGTCATATGATGGGAAGCTCCACTGTCAATCAACCATTCAATATTTACAGTTAATTTCATACCTTGCAATTTTTCGCTTCCATCCGAACTATTACTTAACAAAATGCGAAGCCTTTCAATTTCGTCATTTGTGAATGGAACATTCTGTTTCGATGTGTCTCCTGGTTTGTTGCTTGACCCATTCGAAACGAAGCCGCATTTGCTTGGTAATTACTTCGGCTTCGCCCCCTTCCTCGACCTGAACCACGGCTGGAACTGCTTCCCCGTCTTCCCCTTCCTCTTTCACGCGCTTTGACCTCCTCATACCCATGCTTATCATAGCAATTTTCTTCGATATGATAATACTTACCGCAATGCGTACACTGTGGTGGCCCATCTGTTTCATCGTTTTCTGCCTTGTAATGCGCACCTTTCCCTCGTCccactccataattctttactgCCATTGCCGCATCATTTCGCTCCTCCTTTACTTTGGTAAGTGAAGCATGTCGTTCTTCTCTTAGGATAAGGGCATAGGCGCGAGTCAATGTAGCGATTGGATCTTCCATTAATAGATTAGTACGTATATTGCCATACAATTTCGAGTCTAACCCCATTGAAAATTGATGCACTTTCTCTTCTTCTCGCTCCTTGACTATAGATGCAACCGCTCCACAACTGCAATCCTTGACTTTGCTATAGTTCGCTAACTCATCCCATATAGTCTTCAACCTTGTGTCATATTCAACTACCGAACCCCTTCCTTGCTTACAATCGTTCAACTCGTTCTTTAGTTGGTGAACTCGTGGTGCGTTTCCAGCCGCATATCTACCACGTAGTTCCTCCCAAACATCCGCAATCGGTTGAGAAAACGTGATGCTCGCGTATAACTTTGGATCGATTACATTGCGAAGCCACGCCCTCAACATAGCGTTGCATTGTCTCCACGAAACTAATTCAAGAGTTTCTTCATCTCCATCACTCTCGGGCTTCTTGACTTTTCCTTCAATGAATGCCAATTTGTTTTTCGCATCAAGGCCGTTTTTAACGGCTTCTGCCCACATGTCATAATTACTGCCATCAAAGACGATTTGTGTAACGTTCAAATTGGGATTATCGGAAGGATGGAGGTATAAGGGTGATGTCATGGGAATTGTCTTTGGACCACTCTCAAGACCGCTTAATTTTCCTTCATCGGTGAAATCTGAGGACTTTTGAATTTTCGTTTTgagagatgaaaaaaaaaactgatCTTTGAATCTATTCTTGGCTCACGATACCATGAGAAAAGTAACAGAAGAAGGGAAGGATGGTGAATGTGTTATATCTCTTATTATTCAATACAATACACGACATACATGGCCTTATTATATAGTACAATACAATATATTCCAAACTATATATTCCTAGATTAGCTTCATTTTAATTGGTAATCAATAATCTACTTACCTAATTACTAGAACAAAATATATCCACAAGATAAGAATAATATCAAGGATATTCCTTAATATTATTCTTTACAGTCTTTGCgagtttcttcttcatctttacCAGTAAAATAATCGTCTATTCATGAAAATGTTCCTTCATTTTTCATGGTATTTACTGACTTGTAAATAATCTTATTGAAACAGTCTAATAATGGATTGAAAAGCCCCCCAAAAACGTGCTCTACGTGCTACCTTCTCAAGTGCTTTAAGAATCTGTTGATTGTAAATTTCGGGAGTTTAGTTAATAATGGTTTTGTTTCGAGTATGTTATAGGTGTTTGGCTTAAACAATACAACAATTTGGGGTTTCACATAACATTCAGTTGGAAATTGATagaaagagagagggagagggagaTTAAAGAGCTAAAACAATTTGGGGATTTATTGTTTGGGATGTGAGTTGAGGGGAAAAAGAACAAGGATTTGTTGAATTGTTCAAGTGAGGGTAATATGGTAATTTCAGATAAATTGTTAGTTAAAGAGTCGGAAAATATGAAAAGTAAATGTCGGGTCaaatatacggtggtgattggggagtataCATGAAAGTctggggttatttgtaaaaaaagaaatacatggtggttatttgtaaaataCGCGaatacatggtggttatttgtaatttatcctAAATAAAACAAAGAGCCATTATACTGAAAGTCGAGAAGTCACAGAGATGAAACACACGGTTACCCTCTTCTCGTTGTTCAAAATATATTAACAACAATTATAGGGGATTGTTCAAAATAGATtgacaacaattatgtgacaatatattattGAGTACAATATGGGGATATTTTAGAAGGGAATATCCATGGGGAGTTGAGCGGGAATAACACAGGTGTGTTATTCTTTAAGTATATAGGGGATTGtatattttttatttataaaaagTGATGTGTTAAAAGATATGTGAAGTAGGACACTGAATGAGACAACAAAGAGGGACAGAGGATCCCTACTGCTACTTTATGACCGAGTAATCTTAACAAATAGAAGACCCAACTCCTAAAAAGAGAGGAACTATCTGGGTTTTCTTATTTGGATAAATAAAGTAAGGATTTTAGTCACATGTCTCCATGTGGCTTGTTGGTTGAGACACTAGTGCATCAAACACAAATCTCTGGTTCAAGGCTTGGTATGCACATTATAGTGCAGGTGTTACTTTGTTAGATGAagaaatgatgatgataataaataaataaaataataaatgagGTATTCTCAAATACCTCCTTTGACTTTTCTTATTGCCAAACgctacattacaaaaccaatttGACGCAAATTCCACCGGCAACAAATAAGCTTGATGCAAAATAGACAATCGAGAGTCCTATTCTCATTCTGTGAAATGTTGGGaaattcaaaaaacaaaaaaaattactccttaaattatactccctccaatttcatttattattcctctttttttttttgacataagaaataagggaatcaatttggaccacacaatacacatgaccccacatcaaattgattgggaatcaatttggaccacacaatacacatgactccacatcaaattgattttggaccacacaaaattgtccaaaaaaggaaagagtgaACAATAAGGAAAGTGGATGGAAAGGGAAagaggaacaataaatgaaattggagggagtactatttatttgAGAGGGTTAAAATTGGAAATGAGTATAAATGCCCCTAAGCGTATCTATCGAAGATGAGTACCATCCAGGTTGTAGCCTCTGATTTTCATTATTAAAATGCATCCTAAATTATTTAGGGAATCAGGCATTCAAGCTGGATATATATAAACAAGGCCAAAATAATTATTGTTGACTTGCAAATACTACTTGGTCTCACCCAACTCGTGCATCCCACAATGTGTCATTCTATATTGAATGCCATACATGAACTAATCTTGACTAGCTAACCAAGCTTTTTATATATTTCTCATACTAATATATATGTTCTCTAGCTTTTAACATTTGCAGATATACAAAAAAAATgaggcaaatggatgtcaagctTGTTGTGTTCTACTTCAACTTGTTGCTTGCTTCTTTTCTGGCCTCAACTGCCTATTCTAAGGTAACATTTTCACCTTTCATCCATTTTCTTCTTCTTATCGATTGCATCTTGCTATTTATTACAGTAGTACTGTATTTTTTTAATCCTATGATCATATTAACACAAATCTTAATTAAGCCCCGTCCCTACATAGAAAAAAAATGTCTTTAGTATTTCAAATAACCCATATCCGGGTCAGTTTCACTATTGTCGTGTTTACAATCATTGTAAACAAAAATTTGTGTTAGTATTTTTATCATATGTATGGAATTCTTGTATGAACAATACCCTTAATGGCCTTAATAGCCACCATAACAAATGACTGTAATTCTCGAAAATAGTCCCAACCCAAAATATTCCAAACCCCAACTAGCCGTGGTTGAAATGACCCGGCCAAAACCAAACCGAGACAAAAATGCGAGGACCGTTCTCCAAAATCAATGTTTAAATCAACATACTTCCATGACTTCCATTTAGTGACTAACAaggctggggtgacacaggatcaTGAAGATTGTACATACGTAATTTACGTGAAAACAGGGGAAATCCAGAACGCAGGGACATATGCAGGAGTGAGGCTTGAATTGAGGGACATTTACGTGAATCAAGTAAATGTCACAAGACTTTCATCTCACGGTGTTATGGGAAAGTGGTATGACTACTTCCAAAGAGGAAATCTCGACGCTTTTGCTGTTAAAGCTAAGTGTCTACAAGGTCCAGTTTGTAGCATGACATTAAGCCACGACGATGCCGGTTTCTCCCCAGATTGGTACGTTGAGTCGGTGGATGTTACCGCGATTTCACCTCATCGTGCTTGCCGGAAGACTAACTTCCCTGTCCATGGATGGCTAGCATTTAATAGACCACCTTTTAGTACAAGAAAGGGAGTTTATCTTTGTGATGAAATTGTTCATTTTGGTTCTAAATGTTCCTCTGAAAATTAAGTGAGCCTATATATTAAAAGTTGGGGATTTGTAATGATATGTTTTGTTCATTTTTCAGCTGGAAATTTATTGTGTTGAGAAATAAGAATTGGACATGATTTTTTTGTTCTTTAAGTGACATTATGAAACATTTATGGGCTGCGGACTGCGGTTTCATCGGCTGCTTTTCTTCTTTGCTcgatttctttcttcttttcctttcGTGCTTATTTTTCTTGCCTCGACTTGCTTGATGCATAGGCGTATCCAAGGGGCGTGCAGTGGATGCACCTGCACCCCCTGTTTCTTCAAAATAATTAAAAAGAACAGCGTAGGTGTTTCACTAATATTTAGTTGGTACAGTGGTTTGAGTCCCAATTTCTTTCCCCTGCCATTCAGGTTCAAATCCAACAGTAagcattttatttttttatttttttgtggtCTTTGGGTGGTGAGATTTGCTGGGCCATATCATCAACCAAAAACGCAAGCATCAAGTCCAACTTCTAGCCCATTTCATATATTCATAGCATTATTACTCCGTACAAAAACCCTCTTATAAGACCGTCCTATATTATTTGAGTTATATTAATTAGTACTTTTAGATATTTGGATGTATTCATGTATGAACCTTAAAAaattttattttcatttaagcAACCTTTATTACGATATGTTTAAGTGTTACTCTATAGATGATATAAATTGTTATGTTTTAATGTTATGGATGACCAagataaatattttattattttattatttgtagTGATGATAAAATAATATTTTCAATGATAAAAAACTTTCGTAGAAATCCGCACCCCCGTTATTAGAATCCTGGAGACGCCACTGGCTTGATGTGAGCATCATGGAAAATAAACTCCACTAACAAATTACAACCAAATGTTAAAATTACAGTCCTTCAAAACTATGCATCCAAGACAAGTCCAAAGAACCAAAATTACGATCAAACAAGTAAACCGGCATTCTACAATGATTCTTAACCAAAACCCCAAGTTTAAACATTAGAATAGGAAAAACTCGATATTTTCCTGCCTAAAATAGAAGTTAGTATTTAATGAAATTAATGATTACTCATTTCATAATTTATTACGATTTTAATTTTTAGGGAAACTAGGGTTTATGGAAAGTTAATACTCCAATATGAGCTGTAAATATCGTCTTACCATATTGTCGTAAATATCTTTCTTTTAATTGTGTACTTTCCTTCTCTTATAATTATTTCCTAGTCTTATAGTTTTCCTAAGTCCTTCTTAGGCTATTGTCTTGTAAATTAGTTATAGGTTTTGTAATTCCTTCTTCTTAGATTATATTGTCTtgtaaattagtataaatagaggctttGTAATTCATTCAATAATACAATACAATTCATATAAACTCTTGTTATATTTTTGATTGACACAAATTTCAGAATAAGACGATCTCACACCCTGAGACCATATGAGACAGACCTtttctagaaaaaaaaaattcattcattcattactatcaataaaaaaatattttttatataAATGGACCGTCCTACACTAACcgtctcataaaataattactGTTTAACTAGATGAATGGAAGAGCAATAGATTATTATCGTAATAATATCATAGGGATAATTGTGATTTTCTTCGTACTTTAAATTTACGGTCTTGTAAACCCGGTGTATTGCTAGGAGAGTCACGGCCTAGGGGATACGATGATAATAGGAAAACACACACAACAGTTTAAGTAACAGTGTAAACCTTGGCACTTCTTAGCAACAATGTCACTAGATTCACCATTTCTTTGTCAGATATATGGACACTCGGACCGACATACAACTCGATGCGCTTCACATACGCAACGGGTAC
The Silene latifolia isolate original U9 population chromosome 11, ASM4854445v1, whole genome shotgun sequence genome window above contains:
- the LOC141612955 gene encoding uncharacterized protein LOC141612955 → MTSPLYLHPSDNPNLNVTQIVFDGSNYDMWAEAVKNGLDAKNKLAFIEGKVKKPESDGDEETLELVSWRQCNAMLRAWLRNVIDPKLYASITFSQPIADVWEELRGRYAAGNAPRVHQLKNELNDCKQGRGSVVEYDTRLKTIWDELANYSKVKDCSCGAVASIVKEREEEKVHQFSMGLDSKLYGNIRTNLLMEDPIATLTRAYALILREERHASLTKVKEERNDAAMAVKNYGVGRGKGAHYKAENDETDGPPQCTHCGKYYHIEENCYDKHGYEEVKARERGRGRRGSSSSRGSGRGRGRSRSNYQANAASFRMGQATNQETHRNRIGASHHMTGRREYLEKTWVEDSSTDRTTRMQIGRGEHRQGVYYYQPDKAELVRQVAVSRESQLWHKRLGHPSKISNDTATPQHGFPTGFERNCGGDIFIDYDISLTPTHVERGSDDLVEAGNETEVGIGDSEISDTNETGKWKRTAFLATINKEHEPSNYAEAAKDRRWREAMSKEIEALETNGTWKIVTLPKGKKPIGCKWVYKIKYLADGKVERYKARLVAQGFTQVEGVDFYETYAPVAKMTSVRCMLAVAVIKGWFIEQLDVNNAFLHEDLNEELLGIGWQNYRFVQSMAEYSLFMLNRDGIFIAVLVYVDDMIVASNDKEACKHFKYFLNKSFGIKDLGRLRYFLGIEVAHGSNGLFLNQQKYAMNIIEEAGMKGAKTAYTPIQPRHNLGLANGYVLKDINQRLVGSQFKYDIYQSELLGGISNNLKPCPMSNSSNMVAGDCWKFGNNVAVKHKNMQSEFDDIVASDVFDEREIKELYNLGIY